The Megalops cyprinoides isolate fMegCyp1 chromosome 22, fMegCyp1.pri, whole genome shotgun sequence genome contains a region encoding:
- the lrit3b gene encoding leucine-rich repeat, immunoglobulin-like domain and transmembrane domain-containing protein 3b, with the protein MHRLFYIHIFLCSIRAVHCFCPALCTCIYHGRSDGTGTRSVLCNDPDMSDIPTNVPVDTVKLRVEKTVVRRIPTEAFYYLPELRYLWVTYNAVTAVDAGSFYNLKALRELRLDGNLLSVFPWESLRETPALRTLDLHNNRLTSIPAEAARYLGNVTYLDVSSNKLTTLPSDLMDIWPPFSGPVRSGDGSQKVVLGLQDNPWFCDCRISKLLELSKMAETAVVLLDPFLVCSGPENLVGVPFQLAELDQCLKPSVMTSATKITSPLGSNVLLRCDATGYPTPTLVWTKSNGPPVNNTVVEETPGEGTRWSIMSLNGVLYKDAGEYRCRAKNVAGTSEAYITLSVVGVVTTTPAQGRISKPGAASQASTDSVLVTGTGGATAKPPAPPPAQTTTPPASTPPSVSTKTGQQRALPIGEQQGQGSKRTAADARGKATGSSSAQKPPIRDIRVAEVVADSVALLWTADGLAGDTPLTVVYSPYEEKEKLTVTTETGVGRLVLQGLRPRMKYMACLIAKGGQSRKDQCVTFSTADVAGEESLSLALLIVSGVACTVAVPLIGLLIYKITCLYRHKAGSSADHDQDTYVKFETLSLKQRTMGSQGNDLWARRQTQESERMLLFSRSSIDSQMTYKSDSSRSEYLC; encoded by the exons ATGCATCGTCTTTTTTACATTCACATCTTCCTTTGCTCTATTCGTGCCGTGCACTGCTTCTGCCCCGCCCTGTGCACCTGCATATACCACGGCCGAAGCGATGGAACTGGAACCAG ATCCGTGCTCTGCAATGACCCGGATATGTCTGACATCCCCACAAATGTCCCAGTGGACACGGTCAAGCTGCGGGTGGAGAAGACAGTGGTCCGCCGGATCCCGACGGAGGCCTTCTACTACCTGCCAGAGCTGCGCTACCTGTGGGTCACCTACAACGCGGTGACCGCTGTGGACGCCGGCAGCTTCTACAACCTCAAGGCACTGCGGGAGCTGCGTCTGGACGGCAACCTGCTGTCCGTCTTCCCCTGGGAGTCACTGCGGGAGACGCCGGCGCTCCGCACACTCGACCTGCACAACAACCGGCTCACCAGCATCCCCGCCGAGGCCGCCCGCTACCTCGGCAATGTCACCTACCTGGATGTCTCCAGCAACAAGTTGACCACCCTGCCCTCCGACCTCATGGACATCTGGCCGCCCTTCTCCGGGCCGGTGCGGAGCGGCGACGGCTCGCAGAAAGTGGTGCTGG GCCTTCAGGATAACCCCTGGTTCTGCGACTGTCGGATCTCCAAACTGCTGGAGCTGTCCAAGATGGCTGAGACGGCAGTGGTGCTGCTGGATCCATTCCTGGTGTGCAGCGGGCCGGAGAACCTGGTGGGGGTGCCCTTTCAGCTGGCCGAGCTGGACCAGTGCCTCAAACCCTCCGTCATGACCTCCGCCACCAAGATCACCTCCCCCCTGGGCAGCAATGTGCTGCTGCGCTGTGACGCCACAGggtaccccacccccaccctcgtCTGGACTAAATCCAACGGCCCGCCCGTCAACAACACAG TTGTGGAGGAGACCCCAGGAGAGGGCACACGGTGGTCCATCATGAGCCTGAACGGGGTCCTGTACAAGGACGCGGGGGAGTACCGCTGCCGGGCCAAAAACGTGGCGGGCACGTCAGAGGCCTACATCACCCTGTCTGTGGTGGGCGTGGTCACCACGACTCCGGCACAGGGGAGGATCTCCAAGCCAGGTGCGGCCAGCCAGGCGTCGACAGACTCCGTCCTGGTGACGGGCACCGGCGGGGCGACCGCCAAGCCCCCCGCGCCACCCCCTGCACAGACCACCACACCCcctgcctccacccccccatcaGTGTCCACTAAGACGGGCCAGCAGAGGGCCCTCCCCATCGGGGAACAGCAGGGGCAGGGCAGCAAGAGGACGGCGGCGGACGCCAGGGGCAAGGCCACCGGGAGTAGCAGCGCTCAGAAACCCCCCATCCGAGACATCCGGGTGGCAGAGGTGGTGGCGGACAGCGTGGCGCTCCTGTGGACAGCAGATGGGCTAGCAGGCGACACCCCTCTCACTGTTGTGTACTCCCCATACGAGGAGAAAGAGAAGCTGACGGTAACCACGGAGACAGGGGTGGGCAGGCTGGTCCTGCAGGGGCTAAGGCCCAGGATGAAGTACATGGCGTGCCTGATCGCCAAAGGGGGGCAGTCGCGGAAGGACCAGTGCGTGACATTCTCCACGGCGGATGTCGCCGGGGAGGAGAGCCTGAGCCTGGCACTGCTGATCGTCAGTGGCGTGGCATGCACTGTGGCCGTGCCGCTCATCGGCCTGCTCATCTACAAGATCACCTGCCTGTACCGCCACAAGGCAGGCAGCTCCGCCGACCATGACCAGGATACCTATGTCAAATTCGAGACGCTGTCTCTGAAGCAGAGGACCATGGGTAGTCAGGGCAATGACCTGTGGGCCAGGAGACAGACCCAGGAGTCGGAGAGAATGTTGCTGTTCTCCAGGTCCAGTATCGACTCCCAGATGACCTACAAGAGTGACAGCTCCAGATCGGAGTATTTGTGCTAG
- the fam241a gene encoding uncharacterized protein FAM241A — MATIYPAVSDPSVLHRRDCKELENTRRGRHSQYAAKHTPGRSGQDLRTNPPVSGPQPGPEPPPVDDCERLGTLFGELNKCLRNIGFTQMYFGEKIVEPVVVVFFWVMLWFLGIQALGLVGALCVVIIYIQK, encoded by the exons atggctaCCATATATCCAGCGGTGAGTGACCCATCGGTATTGCATCGACGTGATTGTAAAGAATTGGAAAACACACGGAGAGGACGCCACTCGCAGTATGCGGCGAAACACACTCCGGGACGCTCAGGGCAG GATCTCCGCACGAACCCACCTGTGTCGGGCCCGCAGCCGGGCCCGGAGCCGCCCCCGGTGGACGACTGCGAGAGACTGGGGACTCTATTTGGCGAACTGAACAAGTGCCTTCGGAATATCGGCTTCACGCAGATGTACTTCGGGGAGAAGATCGTGGAGCCAGTGGTCGTTGTGTTTTTCTGGGTGATGCTGTGGTTTCTGGGGATTCAGGCCCTGGGCCTGGTGGGCGCGCTCTGCGTCGTTATTATCTACATCCAGAAATGA